The sequence below is a genomic window from Lysobacter capsici.
GGATGCGGCGCTTCGCGCATTGCGAATGGGTTTTTTCGCGAACGGGATTGGTTGCCGCCGTGCTTGTGCGTATGGAACTGGTGTGCCGCGTTGCATCGCGGCGAACTGAGCGAAGAGCGTCGGGGATGAATCCCCTCCCACAAAAGACTTCGTGCTTGCGATGCGGCTTGGCGGGCCTCGATTCGATTCGGCTCAATTCGATTCTGTTCGATTCAGTTCAAAGCGATCGCACACATCCGCAGTCGCTACTGAAATGGAATCGATGTGTCGTGTTGCGTCGCGGCGAGCTGAGCGAAGAGCGTTGGAGATGAATCCCCTCCCACAAAAAACTTCGTGCTTGCAATGCGGCTTGAGTAGATTCGATTCGGTTCGATTCAATGCGATCGCACATACCCGCTATCAATACAGATCGACGCAAGCCCGAAGTCTTTTGCGGGAGGGGCTTGAGCCCCGACGCCTTTCGTTCCGCCGCTTCGAATCCCCGCATCCCAGTGGCATGCATCCACGGCCGATGCAACTGCCGCGTACCCCGTATCGATACGCTCGCGATGTTTTCAGCTTAAAAAAAACGGCGCCCTCGCGGGCGCCGTCATCTATCGCATCGCAGTGTACGAATCGGCCGAAAGCTTTACCCAATCGACCGAGTCATCATCGCAATCACCAGCCGAAGCCCGCGCCGATGCCGACCGAGCTTTCCGAATCGCTGAACGCGCCGCCGACGGTGACCGTCGCGCGATCGCTGATCGCACGCTGGTAGCCGATCGACAAGGCCTGCTCGCCGCCCTGGAAACCGGCGCCGACCGCGACCCGGTTGGTGGTGCGCAGGCCCGCGGCGCTGGCCGACATCTGCACCATCGCCGAGGTCATCGCGCCCATCCGGTCGATGCGCTGGTCCTGCTTGTTGAAACGCCAGTTCATGTCGTCGCGCAGGCGGTTCACCGCTTCGGTCGGCGCGGCCAGCATCTGGGTCACGCGCGAGTCGGTGTAGGTGTTGGCGCTGCGCAGCGTATTGGCGTCGCCGGCGTCGGCGTGCGCGTTGGCGCTGCTCAAGGTCGCCGCGTCGCCGGCCTGGACCTGGGCGACGTTGGCCGCGTCGGTCGGCGCGGTGCCGGCGGCGACGTTGGACACGCGCGTGCCGCCCGCGCCCTGCAGGTTGACCTGGGTCTGCGAGGGATCGGAGTAGGTCACCGAATTGGCCGCGCCGCTGCCGACCCGGGTGTACAGGTCGGTCAGGCGGCCGTCGACCGCGGCGAAGGCCGAGCCCACGTCGTTGTAGTTGCCGCCCTGGATCACGTAGGTCGGCGGGGTGAACACGCCGCCGCCGAAGCTGGCGCCGCCGCCGAGCGCGCCGGTCACGGTGTTGAGCTGCGACAGGTTGACCGCGTCGGTGTCGGCGGTGGCCGCGGCGACGTTGACGATCTGGCGCTCGGCGCCGGCCGAGCCGACCGAGACGGTGTTGGCGCGATCGGCGACCGAGTTGCTGCCCAGGGCCACGCTGTCGGCGGCGGTCGCGCTGGCGCTGTTGCCGACCGCGACGCTGTTGTCGGAATTGGCGTTGGCGTTGTTGCCCAGCGCGGCGCTGTTGTCGCCGCTGGCGGTGGCGGCCGCGCCGACCGCGGTGGCGTTGAGGCCGGCGGCGGTCGAGGAACTGCCGGTGGCGACGCTCTGGTCGCCGCTGGCGGTCGCGCCGGTGCCGCTGGCGACGCTGCCCAGGCCGCTGGCGTTGGCGCCGATGCCGCTGGCCACGCTCTGATCGCCGCTGGCGGTGCTGCCCGAACCCAGCGCCGAGGCGGCCTGGCCGGTGGCGACGCTGCCCTGGCCGAGCGCGACGCTCA
It includes:
- a CDS encoding YadA-like family protein; translation: MQLSVLAAALMLASTSAWAGSTCQVDDGLGNVDSAGATANGVDATACGPGATADGFGSVAVGSGAQSTGDLSVALGQGSVATGQAASALGSGSTASGDQSVASGIGANASGLGSVASGTGATASGDQSVATGSSSTAAGLNATAVGAAATASGDNSAALGNNANANSDNSVAVGNSASATAADSVALGSNSVADRANTVSVGSAGAERQIVNVAAATADTDAVNLSQLNTVTGALGGGASFGGGVFTPPTYVIQGGNYNDVGSAFAAVDGRLTDLYTRVGSGAANSVTYSDPSQTQVNLQGAGGTRVSNVAAGTAPTDAANVAQVQAGDAATLSSANAHADAGDANTLRSANTYTDSRVTQMLAAPTEAVNRLRDDMNWRFNKQDQRIDRMGAMTSAMVQMSASAAGLRTTNRVAVGAGFQGGEQALSIGYQRAISDRATVTVGGAFSDSESSVGIGAGFGW